In Puntigrus tetrazona isolate hp1 chromosome 7, ASM1883169v1, whole genome shotgun sequence, the following are encoded in one genomic region:
- the slc35c1 gene encoding LOW QUALITY PROTEIN: GDP-fucose transporter 1 (The sequence of the model RefSeq protein was modified relative to this genomic sequence to represent the inferred CDS: substituted 1 base at 1 genomic stop codon) has translation MAFSDTARSEKDEPFILKATKIASVVALYWFISISMVFLNNYLLDSKELDAPVFITFFQCVVSVGLCWLMNFLSKLCPGFVDFPSLKFDFRVSREILPLTVVFIGMITFNNLCLKYVGVAFYTVGRSLSTVFNVILSYVVLKQTTSLYAVLCCGVILGGFWLGVDQESVAGSLSWTGVVFGVVASLCVSLNAIYTKKVMPVVDGNIWKLSYYNNLNAVVLFVPLIVVLGEVKSLLEFNRLTHVHFWGMMVXGGVFGFAIGYVTGLQIKFTSPLTLNVSGTAKSCAQTVLAVVHSASSKSNLWWTSNMMVLVGSFAYTWVKGFEMKKVQVPPETQTASGQKSKEDSAV, from the exons ATGGCTTTCTCGGACACCGCTCGGTCGGAAAAAGACGAGCCCTTTATCCTGAAAGCGACCAAAATCGCGTCGGTGGTCGCTCTGTACTGGTTCATCTCGATATCCATGGTTTTCCTGAACAACTACCTGTTAGACAGCAAGGAGCTGGACGCGCCTGTCTTCATCACGTTCTTCCAGTGCGTGGTCAGCGTGGGTCTGTGCTGGCTGATGAACTTTCTCTCGAAGCTGTGTCCCGGGTTCGTGGATTTCCCGTCGCTGAAATTTGATTTCAGGGTGTCCAGGGAGATTTTGCCTTTGACCGTGGTGTTCATCGGCATGATCACGTTCAACAACCTGTGCCTGAAATATGTGGGGGTCGCCTTCTACACCGTCGGCCGCTCGCTTTCCACCGTTTTTAACGTTATCCTGTCCTATGTGGTCCTGAAGCAGACCACGTCTTTGTACGCGGTGCTGTGCTGCGGAGTCATTCTAG GTGGATTCTGGCTGGGCGTGGACCAAGAGTCTGTGGCAGGCTCCCTTTCTTGGACGGGCGTCGTTTTCGGGGTCGTCGCCAGCCTTTGCGTGTCGCTCAACGCCATCTACACGAAGAAAGTGATGCCGGTGGTGGATGGCAACATCTGGAAGCTCTCGTACTACAACAACCTCAACGCCGTTGTGCTCTTCGTTCCGCTCATTGTCGTTTTGGGCGAGGTGAAGAGCTTGCTGGAGTTCAACCGGCTCACGCACGTACATTTCTGGGGGATGATGGTTTAAGGGGGAGTCTTCGGCTTTGCCATCGGTTACGTGACGGGGCTTCAGATCAAGTTCACCAGCCCGCTGACGCTCAACGTGTCCGGCACGGCCAAGTCGTGCGCGCAGACCGTGCTGGCGGTCGTCCACTCGGCGTCCAGTAAGAGCAACCTCTGGTGGACGAGCAACATGATGGTGCTGGTCGGATCCTTCGCCTACACCTGGGTCAAGGGATTCGAGATGAAGAAAGTCCAAGTGCCTCCGGAAACGCAGACCGCGAGCGGCCAGAAAAGCAAAGAGGATTCTGCGGTGTGA
- the LOC122348779 gene encoding RAS guanyl-releasing protein 2 gives MMDPLPMDSGTVDELVDFCIQSFDSEGTIKDTSFVKMFLMMHPWYISSTDLSKKLLQKSQEGSAEDIRAKICHLVKYWISEFPVEFDLNPALADQIKDLRENLNTGGNETQSQLIDVESVPSYKWKRQVTQRVPSMSKKRKMSLLFDHLDPCELAEHLTYLEYKSFCKIMFQDYHSFVMHGCTVDNPILERFITLFNSVSQWIQLMVLSKPTAPQRAAVIAHFLQVAQKLLQLQNFNTLMAVVGGLNNSSISRLKETQAHISNETNKIFNSLLDLLTSCGNYSQYRRRFAECTGFRFPILAVNLKDLIAVHVALADWTDPQKTRVNLTKTQQLYVILQELALVQNNPPNIEANTDLLNLLTVSLDQYHTEEEIYQLSLQREPRAAKPANSSSSSSPTPKQPSMIDEWAASVKPKADPAIISKHIEKMVESVFKNFDTNGDGFISREEFECIRNNFPYLSKFGELDKNQDGKISREEMIDYFMKASSLLNCKMGFIHTFIETTYVKPTFCEHCTGFIWGFYKQGYKCKVCGVNCHKACHGRLTVECRKRTKSISHETPPSLQSRSYSFPLPSNAPSNLQNTVITEEDVEAAEQAVFDCHL, from the exons ATGATGGATCCGTTACCTATGGATTCAGGAACAGTAGATGAGTTGGTGGACTTCTGCATACAATCCTTTG acaGCGAAGGCACGATTAAAGACACCTcctttgtaaaaatgtttctgaTGATGCATCCTTGGTATATATCTTCCACCGATCTATCCAAGAAACTGCTGCAAAA gtCACAGGAAGGAAGCGCTGAGGATATCAGAGCCAAAATATGCCACCTCGTCAA GTACTGGATTTCCGAATTTCCAGTAGAGTTTGATCTGAATCCTGCTTTGGCTGACCAGATAAAAGACCTGAGAGAGAACCTGAACACTGGCGGCAATGAAACACAGAGTCAATTGATTGATGTAGAGAGTGT GCCCTCGTATAAATGGAAAAGACAGGTTACCCAGAGAGTTCCATCAAtgtcaaaaaagagaaaaatgtctcttttgttTGATCACCTTGACCCCTGTGAGCTTGCTGAACATCTGACCTATCTGGAGTACAAATCCTTCTGCAAAATAATG tttcaggATTACCACAGCTTTGTGATGCATGGCTGTACGGTAGATAACCCCATCCTTGAGAGGTTTATTACGCTCTTTAACAGCGTCTCGCAGTGGATTCAGCTGATGGTTCTGAGTAAACCAACTGCACCGCAGAGAGCTGCTGTGATCGCACACTTCTTACAGGTCGCACAG AAACTGCTTCagctgcagaatttcaacacGCTGATGGCGGTGGTCGGGGGTCTCAACAACAGCTCCATCTCTAGGCTCAAAGAGACACAGGCGCACATCAGCAATGAAACCAATAAG ATCTTTAACAGTTTGCTGGACCTGCTGACGTCTTGCGGAAACTATAGTCAGTACCGGCGCCGCTTCGCAGAATGCACTGGTTTCCGATTTCCGATCTTGGCTGTTAATCTCAAGGACTTGATAGCTGTTCATGTCGCTCTTGCGGACTGGACAGACCCTCAGAAGACTCGCGTCAACCTGACTAAAACTCAGCAACTCTATGTCATCCTCCAGGAACTGGCTCTCGTGCAAAACAATCCTCCCAACATCGAGGCCAACACAGACTTGCTCAATCTACTTACA GTTTCTCTGGATCAGTACCACACAGAAGAAGAGATTTATCAGCTCTCATTACAGAGGGAACCCAGAGCTGCGAAACCAGCG AACTCAAGCTCCTCCTCCAGTCCAACTCCTAAACAGCCGTCAATGATTGACGAGTGGGCAGCATCAGTCAAGCCCAAAGCTGATCCTGCCATCATCAGCAAACATATCGAGAAGATGGTGGAA TCTGTGTTCAAGAATTTCGACACAAATGGCGACGGCTTCATCTCACGTGAGGAGTTTGAGTGTATCAGGAATAACTTCCCTTATCTCAGCAAGTTCGGAGAACTCGATAAAAATCA GGATGGAAAGATCAGCAGAGAGGAGATGATAGATTACTTCATGAAGGCCAGTTCTTTGCTCAACTGTAAGATGGGCTTCATACACACCTTCATTGAGACCACGTATGTGAAACCCACCTTCTGCGAACACTGCACCGGCTTT atatgGGGATTTTATAAACAAGGATACAAATGCAAAG ttTGTGGTGTGAACTGTCATAAAGCATGTCATGGACGCCTGACGGTCGAATGCCGTAAAAGAACGAAGAGCATCAGTCATGAGACCCCACCGTCACTGCAGTCCAGATCCTACAGCTTTCCTCTGCCCAGCAATGCCCCGTCTAACCTGCAGAACACAg TCATCACAGAAGAGGATGTAGAGGCGGCTGAACAGGCTGTCTTTGACTGTCATCTCTAA